From Verrucomicrobiota bacterium:
CAGCGTTTTGATCGACCGAGCGCGCGAAAGCAGATACCAGGTTCATGCAAGTGGGCAGCTCAAACTGCCGCGATTGAACTCGGCCCGGCTGGAGCCGTCAAGTTTTGGCGCCAAATGAAGAATCGTCTTTCGCGTGATTGGCCCTTGGGTTTATGTAGCGCCGTGATCGATAATGCTCCAAAGCTCGCGGCTCTCATCCACCGCATTCAGTCGGCGGAATGGATCGCTCTCGATACGGAGGCGGACAGTTTGCACGCGTATCCGGAGAAACTTTGCCTGATGCAGATCAGCTTGCCGGGAGAAAACGCGATCATCGATTCGCTGGCCAAAGTCGATCTGACTCCGCTCCTGGACGCCTTGCAAGACCGTGAATTGATTCTCCATGGCGCGGATTACGATCTGCGCCTTTTGTGGAAGAGCTTTCGATTTCGTCCGAGCGCGATCTTCGACACGATGTGGGCCGCGCGCTTGCTCGGCTATGAGGAATTCGGGTTGGTGCATCTGGCCGCGAAGGCGCTGGAGATCCAGTTGGAGAAGGGGCCTCAAAAAATGAACTGGGCCCGGCGTCCCCTGTCCGAGCGCATGGAACAATACGCGCGCAACGACACGCGCTACCTCCGTCCTTTGGCGGAAACGCTGTCCAGTCATCTGGAAAAACTTGGACGCCTGTCCTGGCTCCGCGAAGTCTGCGCGCGGGTCGTTCAGGAATGCGCGCAGGATCGAATCCTGGATCCGGACGAGGTTTGGCGCGTGAAAGGCAGCGATCGGCTCAGCCGGCGGGGCCTGGCCATTCTGCGCGAGCTCTGGCATTGGCGGGAACGGGAAGCGATCGAAAAGAACAGGCCGCCGTACTTTATTCTGAGCCACGAAAAACTGACCGCCCTCGCCGCCGAGGCGTCCGAAAACCGGCCCGTGTCGGAACTCGTCCCCGTCGCTTTCTCGCCCGTGCGCCAGGCGAGAATGATGGAAGCGCTGGAGCGCGGCCTGCATTGTCCGGCCTCGGCGCACCCCAAACATCGGCGCGGCTACGGACGCCGCCTCACCCAGACAGAGCAGAGCCGGTTTGAGGAATTCAAGCGGCGGCGAGATGAGCGCGCCGCGCAATTGAACATCGATCCCAGCTTGATCGCCAGCCGGTCCGCGCTGGTGGCGCTGGCCCTGGACGGGGACGGACGAACCGGCGACTTGATGGCCTGGCAACTCGATCTCTTGCGAGACTAAGGG
This genomic window contains:
- a CDS encoding ribonuclease D; the encoded protein is MKNRLSRDWPLGLCSAVIDNAPKLAALIHRIQSAEWIALDTEADSLHAYPEKLCLMQISLPGENAIIDSLAKVDLTPLLDALQDRELILHGADYDLRLLWKSFRFRPSAIFDTMWAARLLGYEEFGLVHLAAKALEIQLEKGPQKMNWARRPLSERMEQYARNDTRYLRPLAETLSSHLEKLGRLSWLREVCARVVQECAQDRILDPDEVWRVKGSDRLSRRGLAILRELWHWREREAIEKNRPPYFILSHEKLTALAAEASENRPVSELVPVAFSPVRQARMMEALERGLHCPASAHPKHRRGYGRRLTQTEQSRFEEFKRRRDERAAQLNIDPSLIASRSALVALALDGDGRTGDLMAWQLDLLRD